TTATCCCACTGATCAAACCCGGCATCGCCATAGGCTCGATTTTTATTGTGACGGCGGTGATGGGCGATTTCTTCATCGTCAAACAGATGGGCGGCGGCCAGATCAACACGGCGGTGGGGGCCATCGCCACCGAGCTGAACGCCTTCCAATACCCGCCCGCTGCGGCAAAATCGGTTGTGATGCTGGTCATTGTGCTGGGCTTCGTCGCCTCTCTGCTGCGCCTCGTTGATATCCGAAAAGAACTGGCCAATCAGGAGTGAATGATGCGCGAGCGTGGACAACCAAGACCTGCTTCCTTCTATCTGCTGTTGGGCATTTTCGCTGTCTATCTGGCCTTTCTCTATGGGCCGATGCTGTGTGTGTTCATCCTGTCCTTTCAGGGACCAAGCGGCGGCATGAGCTTTCCCATGGTCGGGGTTTCAACCCATTGGTTTCAGGTGCTGCTGGGCGGCACGGGCGGCGAAGGGGTTGGCGATCTGCATGATGCCTTCTTTCGTTCCATGCGCCTCGCCGCTATTGTAGCGGTGCTGACCATGACGATATCGGTGGCGGCAGGCATGGCCTATCGGCGAAAGTTCCCTGGGGCCAATCTGGTATTTTACTCTGCAATAGCGGCCATGGTGCTGCCGGGGATTTTTGTTGGTTTTGGCATCGCGCTGGCCTTCCATCTGCTGGGCTACAAGATCCAGTGGTATTCGTCGGGTATTGGCGCGCAGCTCACCTGGTCACTGCCTTTTGGCCTGTTAATCATGTTTATCGTGATGGGGCGTTTCAACCGGTCCTATGAAGAGGCCGCCACGGATCTTGGTGCCACCAGCTGGCAGCGCTTCAGCCAGGTAATCTTGCCAATCATTCTGCCAGGCGTCGTTGGGATCTTCATGGCCGGTTTTACCTCCTCCTATGAAGAATTGGCCCGCACGTCACTCAATGTCGGCTCGGGCAATACCATGCCGATGGAAATCACCGGATTGCTGACGGCGGCCACATCACCGGTGCTGTTTGCCATTGGCACGCTGACGACCGCGGTGTCCTTCATTCTCGTCATCGGCATGCTGCTTCTGGCGACGACGCTGGCCAAGCGGCAACAGTCGAGATTGCAACCGCATTGATGCGACCCATTCCATGAGGATGTAATAATGAGACATGAAACACAGCTGACAACAGTTCCGACGGATAGCGTTGCGAAGAATGTGATCCAGAAAACCGCCCCTTCATCCTCTGCCCACCATAATGATGTTGAGCTGGTGGCCGTGACCAAACGCTATGGCTCCAGCACTGCCGTTGACACCATTTCGCTGCGTATTCCGTCCGCCAGTTATTGCTGTTTGCTGGGACCAAGTGGCTGCGGAAAGACCACAACCTTGCGGATGATCGCCGGACATGAAATTGTCAGCGATGGTGATATTCTGGTGCAGGACCGCAACGTGACACTGGCACCCGCCGTTCAGCGCGGCACCTCGATGATGTTTCAGAATTACGCGCTGTTTCCCCATCTAAGCGTGGTAGATAACGTCGCATTTTCGCTCAAGCTCAAAGGTGTGGCCAGGTCTGAGCGACGCCGCCAGGCGATGGACTATCTGGCGCTGGTGCAGATGGAAGTACTGGCAGAACGGCTCCCGGCGCAATTGTCCGGTGGCCAGCAGCAGCGCGTAGCACTTGCCCGTTCGCTGATCACCCGGCCAAAGGTTTTGCTGCTGGATGAGCCGCTATCCGCGCTTGATCCATTTTTACGTATTACCATGCGCTCGGAATTGAAACGTATTCAACGCGAGCTGGGCATTACCTTCGTGCATGTCACCCACAGTCAGGAGGAGGCCATGGCTCTGTCGGACATGATCGTGGTGATGAATGGCGGTGCAATCATGCAGGCAGGCCCTGCCCGCGAGGTCTTTGCCCGGCCCCTCAACGCTTTTGTCGCCCGCTTCATTGGCGGACATAATGTTTTAAACCTTGGCGGTCGGCAATTTTGTGTGCGGGCTGACAAATGCCGGATCGCAGGGGCCGAGGATGACAGACATACCATCGCGGAGGTGGTCGGAGGCGAATATCAGGGCGCAATAGGCCGCCTTTCTTTGATGACGGCCGACAGACAACCGATCTCCGTAATGGTCAGCGATAACGACTATTTTGCCTTTAGCCATTCCATCGGTGATCGGGTCAGCGTTTCATGGTCTGTGAAAGATGAATGGGGCCTGGAAGTGGTGGGCTAAACGCTGGGACGTGTTGCATGTTCAGTCCCGGCATGTGATTGGATTGGATTTATGATGAATCTTCCGGCTCCAAAGTCCACCGTTTGCAGATGAACTCATAGGGCGTGAGGCTCTTTAGGGTCTTGCGCCTTCGCCCGAAATTGTAGGCGTCGTTGTAGTGGACACGCTTGACGGTCGCTTCCTTGATCGTGCTTTCCAGTCGCTCGACCTGCCCATTGGTCCAAGGGGGGCTTCACCTTGGTCAGACGATGCTCAATGCCGTTCTCGTCACAGACCCGGTCGAAGATGTGATGGAAGGCGTAGAGATCGCAGGCCCGATTGGTGAACTGAATGCCGTTGTCCGTCAGAACCGTATGGATGGCATAGGGTACAGCCTTGACCAGATTGCGCAGGAATTGGGCTGCATTCATCTTTCCGGCTTTGGCGTAAAGCTCGACGAAGGCAAACTTGGACGTTCTATCAATGGCCACAAACAGATAGAGCTTGCCCTCAGCGGTCTGGACTTCAGCGATATCGATGTGAAAGTAGCCAATGGGGTAACTCTTGAACTTCTTTTTTGGCTCCTTGTCGCCCTCGACTTCCGGCAGTCGTGAAATGTCATGGCGCTGTAGGCATCGATGTAAGGACGAGCGCGTCAGATGCGGGATTGTTGGCTGAAGGGCATAAAGGCAATCATCCAAAGGTAGAAGCGTGTGCCTGCGGAAGGCGACAATCACGGCCTCCTCCTCGAGGATCAAGACTGTCGAATGCGGTTCCTTCGGCCCGGTCGCCAAATCGGCAACCGATGTGCGCTTCTTCCACTTGGCAACGGTCTTCGGGTTGATCCCATACCGCTTTGAGAGCGCTCTCAGGCTCTCTTGACTATTTTGTATTGCTCGACGGACCGTCTGCGCGGGAAAACAGTCCACTGGACTGTTTTCTAATCCGCTTGACCTATCGTTGTGGCGCGACCGTATAGAGCCTGGCCCATAGTGCTTCCTTC
The window above is part of the Allorhizobium ampelinum S4 genome. Proteins encoded here:
- a CDS encoding ABC transporter permease, whose product is MRERGQPRPASFYLLLGIFAVYLAFLYGPMLCVFILSFQGPSGGMSFPMVGVSTHWFQVLLGGTGGEGVGDLHDAFFRSMRLAAIVAVLTMTISVAAGMAYRRKFPGANLVFYSAIAAMVLPGIFVGFGIALAFHLLGYKIQWYSSGIGAQLTWSLPFGLLIMFIVMGRFNRSYEEAATDLGATSWQRFSQVILPIILPGVVGIFMAGFTSSYEELARTSLNVGSGNTMPMEITGLLTAATSPVLFAIGTLTTAVSFILVIGMLLLATTLAKRQQSRLQPH
- a CDS encoding ABC transporter ATP-binding protein — protein: MRHETQLTTVPTDSVAKNVIQKTAPSSSAHHNDVELVAVTKRYGSSTAVDTISLRIPSASYCCLLGPSGCGKTTTLRMIAGHEIVSDGDILVQDRNVTLAPAVQRGTSMMFQNYALFPHLSVVDNVAFSLKLKGVARSERRRQAMDYLALVQMEVLAERLPAQLSGGQQQRVALARSLITRPKVLLLDEPLSALDPFLRITMRSELKRIQRELGITFVHVTHSQEEAMALSDMIVVMNGGAIMQAGPAREVFARPLNAFVARFIGGHNVLNLGGRQFCVRADKCRIAGAEDDRHTIAEVVGGEYQGAIGRLSLMTADRQPISVMVSDNDYFAFSHSIGDRVSVSWSVKDEWGLEVVG